GGTCTTGGGAGCTGGAGAACTCTGCGCCATATCCGGACGGGGGTTTGGACAGCCAGACAGCAGGCCTGATGCGCCCTGTCAACACCACCCTATCCATCCCGGCATTGAGGTCACCGCTCAGCCCCAACCCCCAACCTtaccccgccccccaccccccccttggCCTGCCTGGCCCAAGCACCTCCCCCGACACCCACTCCTGCGGCCTCTTGCTCCTTCTATGCGTGTCCCAGTCCTGAGCTGAGTCCTTGAGGACTATTGTCCCAAGCCAAGGCAGCAGTGACTCTGATCTGACCACAGGGGCAGAGAGCAGCAGAACCTGGCGCGGAGAGGTTGCCAGGGAGGATGTGGGGCCTACTGACCAGGCTGGGGTCCCAAGGCTTCTGCTCTTTCCATCCcttgcctctttcttcctccaaatcCATTCCTTCAAGCCgcctggctggcccctgagctGCCCTACCATTTCCCACCTCTGCCTACGGATTCAGTATTATCAGCACAGGGTAAGGCCTGCTGTAGACtagccccaggccctggggctaGCAACAGACCTGCCTGGCAAATGAgagagtgtttttttttctttttaccttttcctcAAAAATCCAAGCTGAATGTCCCCACATGGGAATGGCTGCCAACTGTCCATTGCCTGAGACCAGGATTCCATTCTAATTCGAAGGAGCAAGACTCCAGGTAACTCGCCCATCGCCAGGCTGGGAAGCTGGAAGCCCAGGAGGGCTACCCCGAAAGAGAGGGTGTCTCACGACCGGACGAGAAAGGATGTTAATTGGCAGGGAAAGACACCAAAGAGGTTTGGTGTACGATTGCCTATAGTCGGAGTCTGAGGTAGCAGCTGCAGAGACATTAAATTTTGAGTCCTGAATTCTAATTCTGACACCATTCCTAATGCTCCATGAGACCCTGAGCTGGTCGTTTCCTTTCTTCAGCCCCCAATTCCTCTGACTAAATGAAGTGATTTCTAAGTTCTTGGCAGCCGGCCGTTCCTGGATTCAGCCACGGTGTTCGGGGAAGGGGTTCGGGTTGTGTAATGAGTGCAGGGAAATAAAGCTGCCCGGGTGGatctggggctgggtgggagagGGCATCTCACCTGTCCATTCTTCATCAGGTCCGCCCACATGCTGGTGCCGTCGCCGCCGCGCATGAGCACATGGTAAGCAAAGAAGTAGACACCTGGCATGGGGCAGGTGAACTTGCCACTGGCCGCCTCATAAGCGTTGCCCACGTTGGTCACCACGTCGTCGAAGCGCAGCACCTCATAACCTTCGTGTGGCCTCCGCAGGCCCGCGTAGAAGGCAATGCGAGGCACATAGCCAGCAGGGGGTGCCACCCCGCCCGGGCCTGGGCCGGGAGGGCCCGGGGGACCTGGCTTGCCGGGCTCTCCTGGAGGCCCTCTGGGACCTGGCGGTCCCGGGGGTCCTCGCAGACCTGCCTTCCCGCGCCGGCCCATCTCTCCCTTGGTGCCCGGCGGGTAAGGGGGCACGGAGGCTGGCGCGCCGTCGGTCCCTGGGCCTCGAGGCCCATGCGGGTCGCACACCATGCGGCAGCGACCCAGCATCTCGTAGTGCGCCGGCCCGCGGGAGCTCTGCACCAGCAGTGGAATGGCCACCAGCAGAAGCAGCACCATGGCCACCCCGACGGCCGCGCCCGCCACCCGCTTTCGGCGGCTCAGCCGAGACGCGGCCAGGGCCAGCAGATCCTCTTCACTCTTGGGCGCAATGGCGACTGAGGCCCGGGGCTCTCCTCGGGCCCCAGAGGCGGTGGCCGGGCTCGGGCCTGGGTTGGGAACCCCCCGACGGCTGCGCCCGGCCCCCCCGCCCCTGAGGGCTCCCGCCTCAGCGGTGCTGTTCCCCAAATCTGTCAAGGCGGAGGTCCCCCCGTGGGCTGGGCCACAGGCAGCTCCCGACGGTTCAGAACCCGCGGTCCTCTATTACCCTCCTGTTCAGCCTAACACTCCCGGGTGCCTGAAATCAGCGGCTTCTCGGACGGCTGGTTTCTTACAGATCTAGGATGCCTGCTCTCCGGACAGCTGCTTTCTCAAGGATGGCGGCGCCTGGGTCCCCGGCTACCCAGACGGATCGCTCCCGGCCGGAGCGGGGACTACTCTCCGCACTCTGGACGTCCCGGGCTCTGCGCTGCGGGTGGCGCTCACCGGACGCGACCTCCTCACAGGTTTGCGCTCTGGTTCTTGGCGAGCACTGACTTGCCTTTCGACCCCCGccgctgccccagcccctgctaGAGCCCTGGTCCCTCGTCTCTCTCCTGCTAGCGCTCTGGCTCTCTGCGTCCCCaaccttctcccctccctcccgggGCGGCGGTGCGGGTGGTGTGAGCCGCCGCGCGGCGGGAGCCTCTATAAGCGGCGGGGGGCGGAGCGACCCCTGGTGCCCAGAGCGGGAAgcgcgggggcggggcaggcAAAGGCCCCCACCCGCGTCCATCCAGCCTCTCGGTTCCTGCCCCGCTCTGAGCCGGTTCTGCAGGGATTCACTGCCCCCACCCTATCCTTACTTTCACCCTCTTCCCCGAGTGTGGTATTCCCTGAGCccagagaagccagaaacagCGATGGGATAAAAAGGGGtggagatacacacacagaaaagacgGAGAAGGATTCCAGGGCTAAAAAGAACCCTCCTCCCCCAAAGAGAAGCCCACAAACAAGAAGGGcgagaaaagacagaaattcgTCACCCCACGCCCCGCAGTGCCCGTGACCAAAGAACATATGGTAAAGGGTTCAACTGGCACATGGTGGCCTGAACGGAAAAAGGTAGATCTCCAGTCCCGCGTCCCCTCGACCCCCAGTGTTGGGGGGCGCAGAGCAGCCGAGtgagtgagggaggagagagagcgagAAAGCAGACCAGCCTTGGGGAGCGAGCAGGAAACCgacaggaaagcagagaaggagcGACAGGGAAATCAAGAGACGGAAAGCCAGATAGAGacgcagagacagagacaaagctTGGGAAAGAGACTAACTGACAGCCCccgagggggagagggagagacagagacggagagagagagactgagccGAGACAGGTTGACAGATCGAGAGAGAAATGTAAATGGCGCGCTGCAGAGAGACACCCAGGTCCGTGTTCGGACTCCAATGTGACATATCAACTGTGGGGAAGACGCGGGGGCGGGGCGGTTCTTGGAGCAGAGTGGTAGGCTCTGGGCCTGTGCATTGTGACAGTGTGCTGGCAAGTGTGGACATGGCCTTGGGACCCCGGCCTCGTGTGTCCCTGGGTGAGTGGGATTGCAGATTGTGTGTTGTcgttgcatgtgtgtgtgtgagggctgTTTCAAGGGAGGTTTTGTATATGTCTTCCTCTTAGTCCCTAAATGTGGGACCCCAGGAATGCCATCCCTCCTATCTCAGGACTGAAGAGTTTAGACAGTCTACTGGGGAGAAATAGTCAGAACGCAGTTCTAGTCGCActtgccctgcccagcccagcccagccccacccctgccctagTCCTACACCTTGTCCAGCCCCAGGatctctgccccttctcccttcctcaaaGGTCTGTGGTTAGATGGAAACCCAGAGAAGTAGGACCccacataataaatgtttgggGGAGGGATTTGAAGTTATGCAAATTAACATAACCAAAATGCAGATTAAGTGTTAGGCACCCTCCTGTGAGAGGTGACTGTGTCTGTCATTCTGTTGACCCGGAGGGAACACAAGCTTTGTTAGATCCCTCTCTGTGAGGTGTCAGAGTCCAGGGAAAAAGCTAATGGCTGCATCATTCCTTAGGGTCTAGCCTCCTCTGCCGGAAATTTCTTGCTCATAGGCACCCCAGGGCCAGAGGCTTGCAGAAGGGACTCCAGGACTGGGGCAAAAGTGGGGATGAGTCCCTGGAGTTGGAGACCCTGCAGGTGGACGGCTGCAAAGGAGCTCTTTGAGACTAGGATAAGGATAAGCCAAGACTGTAATGTATAGGAATCAGTTGTGTAAAAAGGTGGGCACAGGGCACGCCGGGGCATGATTATTGGGTGGAAGGTGATGTCCTCATCTCTTGTTTCCTGTTCCCCTTCCCTGCACCTTCCAGCCCACAATGGGACAGGGAGAAAGAGGTTGCCGGGGCTGGGCCTGTGTGGAGAGAGGCCCCTGTGTGCTTGAAAGGGTTAGGAGAGAAAGGATTGGCAgtcagtgggggaggggcctccTCCTCCAAccataaatacaaattttattcaAGGTCTTTGTCGCCATTTGTCTTCCTCGGGGGGCTGAGGGCCATGTTGCCCCTTGCATGTTTAATTCCAGATCTGCTTCCCCAGGCTGGATGATGGATggatcagagaggagagagcaggcagGGGCTCACACGggcctcccctgccccatcctTAAGCCCCATCAACCCAGGTCCTACCACccgtctccttcctcctcctctctcccctcccatccctcAGTCACCAGAGCTCTCTCggctccccaccccactctctTACTCACCAAGGCCCTCCTTTTGAGCCCCTCACCTCAGCCCCTTCCAGGTCCCAGCCCTCTTCTCTCGGGagcttcccttctcctcccatccccagcccagGCTGTGAACTGCGGTGACCAGCAGGGCTGCAGGCAGCAGTGGgttgtgtgtggtggggggagcaggCTTGGCTCACAGGGAGCcgaggggccagctccatgaaTTTATTCATGTTCTGTTGCTCTTTCCCCACACTCTGGAATGAAGCTGCCAGCTCACCAGGTCCTTATTGCTTCCCCTGCAGCTGTCACATTCAGTCGAGGAGGGACCTGGGTAGGGTCAAGGCCAGCCAGTGCTCCTGGAGCCAGAAGTCAAGTGTCTGGGCTCAAGAGGAAATAGTGGGGCCCAGTGTGGGGTCTGGGACGATTTACCCAGAGCTGCTTAGGCAGCCAAACTGGAAGGCCCCAGGGAGATGGTGTGGTTGGGTATGGGAAATAGACAAAGAAGGGTATGCTGAAGGACATAGAAGGGGCAGTGGAGGTGGGGACAAGGCTGAtagggggatgggaggggagaggaagcttTTAAGGAGTCCGCTAGGCTCCCCTATTTAAAAGCACCACCCAGGGGCTGTCTCCGTGGCGGAATGGTTAAGTttacgcgctccgctgcggcggcccagggttcagatcctgggcgctgacatggcaccgctcatcaggccacattgaggtggcctcccacatcccacaactagaaggacctgcaactaggatataaaactatgtccaggggggtttgggaagataaagcagaaagaaaaaaaagattggcaacagttgttagctcaggtgccaatctttaaaaaaataataataaaaaagtaaataaaagcacCACCCAGTCAGAATCCTACCTTAACCTCTACCCTTGACTCTGCACTAACCCTGACCCTAATCCCAAATTATAGACTTGACTCCTCTCTACTCCTAAAATGAATCCTAACTCTTTAACCAGACCCTAATGGAACCCATCACcacctgtcctgtcctgtcctggaACCCAGAGGCCTCCCCCAAATTTGCCCCAGGGCTTACAGCTAGGTGTGTGTCAGAGTTCTGAGAACCAGACTTTGGATTAGTATGTGATTAGCATATGATTTGCATGTGATGTGTACCTTCTACTCTGAGGAAGTTTTCCTGTTAAAATTTTATGAGTCTAGAGGAAAGGTCCTGGCTCCTTGaaggttctctttttttttgttccttctccCACACTCCTTGTCAGTAACCCAGACTCTctcaagggaagaaaggaggtgaGAAGATGAGCAACAGGGGGCTCATGAGAGGGAAGATCCTGGCAGTGCGATCTGCCCCTGCCACTTGCAGTGTAACCTCCacaagcctcaatttcctcatctgtaagaggaGAGGAACCAGCTGGCTGATGTTACCTTAGGATCTAAGgaagtgggttttgtttttttttcttttcttttctagcacactctgcttcctcGCCTTTCAGTGTCTTTCATGGTGTGGTTCTCCCCGACTCTGTACACACTCTCTGGCTTTCAGCTCCCACATCGACGATTGCATAGACATGGAGGCAGCCTGGGTTGCCTGGTACCGCACCCCCAGTATGAATAGAAAAGAACTTTGCCCACCTGAGAGGATGGGGGTAGCacgaaaaggaaaataacattatTAAGGGCTTACTGTACTTTAGGGCTTTTACACGCAAGTTCTCGCTGCATCCTGGcagcacccctgagaggtggatATAGTGtctccacattttacagatgaggaaactggggcctaGAAAGGAGAAATGGCCTGTGCTGTAACGCCCTGTAAGTGGCAGCCCCAGAATTGGAATTCTGATCTCCTGGCTTCTGTCTCAGTGCCCTGGAGAAGAGAAATGGTGTGGAGGCAGTGGATGGGGGAGAGAAGCAGGACAGGAGTGGGGAGTGAGATATGAATGGGTCTCAGGGGAGACTTAAGAATGAGGCCAAAGGGGCAGGGCCTTGACTCAGTGTGtcccccatcctccaccctcAGCACTATGGAGCCTGACACCCAACAGGTGCTCAACTGTTAGCTAAAGGATGTCGGCAGGCCGAAGTTAGCTGCGGAGAAGGGCTGTTTAgccggaggaggagggggcatagaaaagagagggagaaaataacgAAACGAACCGGAGGAAAATGTGCTCAAGAGGCGAAAGGGAGGAGAGCTGACCGAGAGGGTTGAGGGtcgctctcctcctcccacaaccggtgggggaacggTCATGCCCAAAGAGCTTGCAAGCTTTGTCCCCTGGCACAGAGGGTCCACAGGCCTCAGCCGCGGGCGAGAGGGTGAGTGAGCCCCCAGGCCTAGGGCTTCCGCTCTTCCGCCGCACGGAGCGCCCGGCACCGCAGCTCCATGCAGCAACGGGTTCAAAGGGCCGCAACAGCGCCCACAGGGCTGAAGACTGGCTCCTGGCTCCCAGGGAGGTGGTAAAGGTTACTTCCAAGGCGTCTGTCAGGAGAGAGCGCGCTGCTGTCTGACTTCCGCAGCCCTTGACCCTTGGCCAGGTGCGTCTCCTCCCCGTAGCCTGCCTCTCCACCTCCTTTTGCTCCCCCCTCGTCCCCACCGTCAGCCTGCTTCAGCCTCCAGTTAATGAAATGTGGCGAGAGGCCGCACAGACAGCTGTCAGACCCCTCATTTCTCCGCTGGGATATTGGATCCCGCGCTGGGAGACCGACAGGTGAGCAGAGGAGGGGTGGTGCGGGGAGCCGAGGGAGGGGCCCCGGCTGGTGAGAGGCCGGAGCCCGGGGGGCAGCGCCAAACTGGAAGCCTCGAGGGCTCGGCTAAGCGGGGTCGGCCTTAGGATGCTTTTTCAGTC
This DNA window, taken from Equus przewalskii isolate Varuska chromosome 5, EquPr2, whole genome shotgun sequence, encodes the following:
- the C1QL4 gene encoding complement C1q-like protein 4 isoform X2 gives rise to the protein MVLLLLVAIPLLVQSSRGPAHYEMLGRCRMVCDPHGPRGPGTDGAPASVPPYPPGTKGEMGRRGKAGLRGPPGPPGPRGPPGEPGKPGPPGPPGPGPGGVAPPAGYVPRIAFYAGLRRPHEGYEVLRFDDVVTNVGNAYEAASGKFTCPMPGVYFFAYHVLMRGGDGTSMWADLMKNGQVRASAIAQDADQNYDYASNSVILHLDVGDEVFIKLDGGKVHGGNTNKL
- the C1QL4 gene encoding complement C1q-like protein 4 isoform X1; its protein translation is MVLLLLVAIPLLVQSSRGPAHYEMLGRCRMVCDPHGPRGPGTDGAPASVPPYPPGTKGEMGRRGKAGLRGPPGPPGPRGPPGEPGKPGPPGPPGPGPGGVAPPAGYVPRIAFYAGLRRPHEGYEVLRFDDVVTNVGNAYEAASGKFTCPMPGVYFFAYHVLMRGGDGTSMWADLMKNGQVRASAIAQDADQNYDYASNSVILHLDVGDEVFIKLDGGKVHGGNTNKYSTFSGFIIYPD